Part of the Chitinivibrionales bacterium genome, CGAAAGAATTATCGTGCTCATCGCATGCCTGCTCGCGGGGCCGCGTATCATGGCGTGGGGACTTGGATTGCTGGCCCTGCTTTCATACGCCACCGTGGTGCAACGGCTCGTCATCGCCCGGCGGGCCGATAAAAACGCCGATTAACAAAGAGTAAACCGCATGCTTTTATTGTCCCGTAAATTCTGGCACGATTACCGCACCAATCCCCAGGAAGCGCTGCTGTCGCTCAGCACCAACCGCCGCAGGATCTCCCACGCGGTGCTCAAGTTTACCGTGTTCGTGCGGATCACCTTTTCGGAATACTTCATGAACCACTGCGTCACGCGCGCGGGAGCGCTCGCCTTTGCGCTGCTGCTCACGCTCATACCGCTGCTCGTCTGCGTGTCGTTCATGCTCACCAAGGTCATGGAGGCGCCGCTGCCGCAGCTCGAGAAAATGGTGGCGTTTTTCCTTCCGTTCGCGCCGGAGGCCATCCTTTCACAGGTCAGCGTGTTTTTCGCGAACGCCCAGAAGGTGAAGGGCCTGGGCATCGGCGTGCTCATCATCGTCACGCTGGGCATGTTCGGCACGGTCGAGGAGGCGCTCAACACCATCTGGAAAGTCACACGCTCGCGCTCGTTCTTCGTGCGGCTCCGCACCTTCACCATGGTGATGGTGTACAGCCCCATCCTGTTTTTCGCGTCGTTTCGGGTGCGGCGCTCGGTCATGCTCGATGTCAAGCCGGTGTACATCTTCTCGCTCGACGTACTGTCGTTCGTGCTCATCGTGCTGGCCTTTGCCGTGTTCATCTGGGTGGTGCCCAACACGAGGGTGCGGTTCCGCCACGCGCTCGCTGGCGGCATTGTGGCGGGCATACTGTTCCAGCTGGAGCGCTATTTTTTCTCGTTGTACGTGAGCGTCAATTCCCAGACGTTCACGATCTACGGCGCGTTCGGCCTGTTTTTGTTTTTTCTCATCTCGCTGTTTCTCGCCTCGTGCTTCGTCCTGTTCGGCGCCGAAACGGCATTCGTGGCGCAGAATTTCAGGCCGCTTTTGCGCGCCAAGAAACGCTGGGAGCGCCGCATCAGCGATTACAAGACCTATTTCTGCCTGCGCGTCATG contains:
- a CDS encoding YhjD/YihY/BrkB family envelope integrity protein translates to MLLLSRKFWHDYRTNPQEALLSLSTNRRRISHAVLKFTVFVRITFSEYFMNHCVTRAGALAFALLLTLIPLLVCVSFMLTKVMEAPLPQLEKMVAFFLPFAPEAILSQVSVFFANAQKVKGLGIGVLIIVTLGMFGTVEEALNTIWKVTRSRSFFVRLRTFTMVMVYSPILFFASFRVRRSVMLDVKPVYIFSLDVLSFVLIVLAFAVFIWVVPNTRVRFRHALAGGIVAGILFQLERYFFSLYVSVNSQTFTIYGAFGLFLFFLISLFLASCFVLFGAETAFVAQNFRPLLRAKKRWERRISDYKTYFCLRVMIDTVAAFIRKRKPPTLSQFMKKYEMTETQAQGIVNTLVRAGFLHVLGANGKEAYVPTQDYAGIRLREILDSIEDENRRIPTTPDDFAKNYVAGLIAGVKERLPSQTDELTFEKLVFDIEDGEARAQRIGLGI